The following DNA comes from Microbacterium terregens.
GGAGAGCCTGATCGCGGCCGCGCCCGAGGAGGCTCCGGATGTCGGCGCCCGAGGCGAATATGCCCTTCTCCGCTGTGTTCGTCCCCCCTGGGCTCGTCTCCCCTGCGCTCGTCTCCGCTGTGCTCGTCTCCCCTGGGCTCGCGCCGGTCAGGATCAAGACACGAGGATCGCGCTCCAGGCCGGAGCACACCTCGTGCAGTTCGGCGACCATCTCATCGTCGATGGCATTCCGCACGTCGGGGCGATGCAGCTCGACGACGAGCCGGTCGCTGCCCTCTCGCATTCGCAAGGTGTTCACCACGTCAGGTTCCCACCACGATCCATGCGCGTCCAATCCCCCATTCACCCAGGCGATCACGAAATCGTGCCATAGTTAGGTATATGCCTAGCTATCGCGAAGAAGTTGACGTGGTGCTTCGCGCGCTCGCTGATCCGACTCGTCGCGCGATCGTGGAGCGGTTGGCGAAGTCGCCGGCGGTGGTGTCCGAGCTGCTGGCCCCGTTGTCGATGGCGTTGCCGTCGCTGCTCCAGCACCTCCGGATCCTGGAGGACGCGGGGGTCATCACGTCGACCAAGCAGGGGCGCGTGCGCACCGCGACTCTGCAACCTGGCGCTCTCGACGTCCTGCACCTCTGGCTCGGCGAGCAGCGGACGCCGGCCGAACGTTCGGCGGACCGTCTGGGCATCCACTTATCCCGCGCAACCTTGTGAGGAGACCACAAAATGACTCGCGTTCGAATCGACCTGTTCTCGTCTCTCGACGGATACACCGCAGCACCAGACGGCACTTCAGACAACCCCATGGGTGAAGATTGGGGTCCTCTGACGGCCTCGTACGCGGCAACCCGCACATTCCGCGAGAAGGTATTCGGCGACGACAGCGGCGCAGGGACGACCGGTATCGATGAGGCCTACGCTGCTGCCTTCTTCACAGATGTCGGCGCGGAGATCATGGGAGCCGCCATGTTCGGGCTCCACGTCAACGCGGACGACCCGAACTGGAAAGGCTGGTGGGGCGACGAGCCGCCCTTCGGCTGCCCGGTCTATGTCCTCACCCATTCCGCGCCGCGACCACCGATACCCATGGCGGGGGGCACCACGTTCCACTTCCGAACCGGAGCGATCGAGGACGTCCTCGCCGAGGCGGCGGTCGCCGCCGACGGCCTCGACGTGCGCGTCGGGGGCGGCATCCGAACGGCGCGCGCTTTCCTCCGCGCGGGCCTCGTCGACGACCTGCACGTCGGAATCGCCCCCATCGTGCTCGGCCGAGGGAACCGCGTCTGGGACGACCTGCGCGGGCTCGAGCTCACCCATACCGTGACGTCCGAGGTCGCCGAGAGCGGCACGATCCATGTCACCTTCCGCCGATAGGAGACACCGATGACT
Coding sequences within:
- a CDS encoding metalloregulator ArsR/SmtB family transcription factor gives rise to the protein MPSYREEVDVVLRALADPTRRAIVERLAKSPAVVSELLAPLSMALPSLLQHLRILEDAGVITSTKQGRVRTATLQPGALDVLHLWLGEQRTPAERSADRLGIHLSRATL
- a CDS encoding dihydrofolate reductase family protein, with product MTRVRIDLFSSLDGYTAAPDGTSDNPMGEDWGPLTASYAATRTFREKVFGDDSGAGTTGIDEAYAAAFFTDVGAEIMGAAMFGLHVNADDPNWKGWWGDEPPFGCPVYVLTHSAPRPPIPMAGGTTFHFRTGAIEDVLAEAAVAADGLDVRVGGGIRTARAFLRAGLVDDLHVGIAPIVLGRGNRVWDDLRGLELTHTVTSEVAESGTIHVTFRR